ACTATAGCTACTGCTTCCTGTATATTTATATCACAAAAACCTTCTACATATTTATATGACAAAAAAACCTGTTGCATATTTCTGTGATAAATACAACACCGACTTTTGTGATTATTTCTTGTCATTGTTAAACAAGGGGATTTCGAGAGAGCCGCAGTCAAATTCTTTCATTGTTTCCAATCAAGTTCAGTCATTGCTTCAAAAAATTGCGCTACTTCATCTTACCAGTTAAAAACCAAACACGAGTGGCGCTTCTCCATTTGAAGATGAGCAAAACGTACCGCAGATTGCCCTTCTCTACCATTTTTCTTCGCAAGATCAATAGTGAATTTTTGAAGAAGCTCTCTTTATCACCAGCAACATTGTGTCGCCTAAGAACATCCCCTTCAAAAAGAATGATTCTTGATTCTGGTTGCAACTATCATATGTGTCCTCATAGGGATTGGTTTACCCCTTATGAACCTGTTGATTGTGGTATTGTGTTGATGGGAAATAATGTTTCCTGCAAGGCTATTGGCATTGGGTCAATAAGAATCAAGACACATGATGGCGTTGTCGGGACCTTAACCAAAGTTCGTCATATTCCTGACTTAAAACACAACTTAATCTCAATGGGTACCCTTGAGTCTCTTGGATATAAATTCTCGGCTCAAGGTGGAGTTTTAAAGGTTACCGATGGTGCCATTATTGTCATGAAAGCCAGTAGATATGGTAGTACGAATGTTTTGCAGGGACATACAATGACATGTTCATCATCCATCTCATATCACTCtttgattcagatctcactcaTATGTGGCACATGCGCCTAGGCCACATGAGTGGGAAGGGTATGGGCATCCTGAGCAAACGAGGTCTTCTAGGATCACCTGGTACGTGTAAACTAGAATTATGTGAGAATTGTGGCTATGGGAAACAAAAGAAAGTAAGTTCTTTACAACTACTTACAATACTTGACTATATTGACAATGTTAAAAGTGGTGAGTTTATCTTTCAATTCATAGATTGAGTTTTTGCATTCAGAAAGGGGTGAAAGCACATCTTGTTTCTAGACTTACATCCAATTTTATGTAAAATGTTTACACgttattaataaaattaaataataataataataataataatatgatcTGAAATAATTAGgaaggtcctgaaataaggtgataTAAACGATTCCTTACTCAAATTAAAAAAGTTTATCGCTACAATTAAATaaagaaattaataaataaattagatgTTTTTTTAAACAAACAAATTGTCAAAACAAATTCTGAAAGTAAAATTAGATAATCGATTTTTTTAGTAGGTAATACAATCAAAAGGATGTTTCGTAGTTGTAGAGTAAACAATTTAAAGGAATATACACATAAACAATTTAAAGAAGATTTGGAATTACCCTTATAGCATCGTTAGATTCTTATGAACAACATGCCTTCCCATCTCCAGTGCAGTGAACTAAAATAGCCTACGTACATGTGTGATGTACGATTTTTGCGGCTTAAGCAATAGACAGTCGCAAAAGATTTGCGGCGGACGACGGTGACCATGGCTCTGCCGCAGATCTTATGTGGCTGGCCGTGGTTTTTGGCGCAAATCTTGTGCGAATGGCCATGGGTTAAGCCGCAGAAACCATGCAGCaccaattaaaaaaagaaaatttgaCGCCCACGTAGGGAGGTCGCCGGTGGAATAACACGAGATTCAGATTTTCCAATGTCGATCTAGATCTCAAGGGCGACGTTAATTTAACAATGGTCATGATGAGCGACTGGGATTATCTCTTGGGTTTCCTTTGAAATCGGCGGAGTGCCATCAGAGTGAAAGGAGGAGGATGGTGGTGGACGAGGGCAAGGAGGGGGTGATGGGAGGGGGTTGATTTTCTTTTAAATGGTAAAACCGTcattttgcataataaatgcggATTATTTTAAAGACGTCAGTAAAATACTCCTGAAAAAAAGACTGATTTTAAAAAGTGTAACTTATATAAACATAGGGAGGAAATGAGGAAGTCTTTGTcacaagtgacttgtgtccatatggacacaagtgagtaccaatacagaatgtagagtaccaatacagaataTGTTAGTACCAATACAAATTATGTGGATACCAATAACACAATATGACTTGTATCAGTGGTATTTCTAAGCAATTTTGCATTTTGGTACTGACATATTATGTGTTAGTACTCAAGATGGTTGTATTTGGATCAATTGTATTCATTGTATCAATATAGACACAAGCCACTTGAGGTTTAAAAACCCTCGGAAAGAAATATAcgtaaatcacaaaaaaaatgtCGAAAAAAGTATTAAATGTAAAAATATTTatggagtactccgtaataaaatACGTCCGCTTTAAGAAAGTGGATCAGAGCGACTATCTCAAACGAGAGGTATTTCGGACCCTTCATCAGCATATTCACCTACTAGGGTTTTGTTCTCTCTCACTCTACTACCCTGCAATAAAAGCGCAGCTGCTTCTCATTTCCCCCTTCATTTCCTTTTTCTCCACTCATTTTTCCTTTGGCCGCCGCATTCGGATCCACAACGAACCCTAAAACCACCTTCTCTTCGGTGGTGTTCTTCTTCGTCTTCTCAGGTAATGATCGCAACCTTCGTCTCTATCTATCCTCTCTTTTCCAGATGATGTTGTGATGTTGTATTGACTGTCTCTTTGAACTTGAGTTTCTCGGTTTTTTTGGATTGTGATTCTGTTTGTAGCTTGATTTATCGATTTTCTTCCATCTGTTTCAAGTTGAGATTCattgattttcgattttttctgtACTATTTTGATTTGCTACTTATGGTCCATGATTCTTATCCGTTAGTGTTTGATTGATGCTGTAGTAGATTCTCTTTGTTGAATTTTCTCTTCAATCTTGCCAATTGTTTGAAATGATTGTATTTGTATCATTTTGCTCAGTGTTTGATTGAATGGTGTAATAGATTATGTACGGCTATTGATTTGAAATGATTGTTTTTATTCATTAGTTCAGTGAATAATTTTTCGATGATGATGCGATGTCTTGTTTTTGTTAGAATTTGATATTGATATGCAATGGATCTGTAATTTTGATGCAGTATTTCCAGTGAATGTGTGTAGTTTGCTGACTTCAGCGCTTTCTATTTGCTCATATAAATGCTGAACTCATGCTTTAATAAGCCTTGTTTATTAGTCGTACCTTGATTCTGTTTTCATTTTATGCGAGGTCGGTCATGTATTCATTTGGACTTtttatatacgaagtactcTGTACATGATATTGTCATAATACAATTACTTATGGATTCATTTGTACGTTTAATATACGACGTACATGATGATATTGGCATAATTCAAGTACAGAATTATTGTTCATCGAGCTTAACGACCTTTCTGATTGGTGTGTAGGGTTTGTCAAGGAAATTTCTATATTGGCGAATTGCCGTTGATTCTCAAGAGTAAAGAAAATGGTACGTATACTTTGCTGACATTTAAAAATTCTGTTGTAGTTCATATTTAGAATGTCTGGGTTGTTAATGTTTTAACTTCATTGTTTGCTTTTGAAATTTGCAGGTGAAGTTTACAGCTGATGAGCTCCGCAGGATTATGGACTGCAAGCATAACATCCGTAATATGTCTGTTATTGCCCATGTGGATCACGGTAATATGCATCCTTTTTAGAGATTATGTTACGTTCCTTTCTGTTGGCAATTAATCAAGTTTTTCATTCTATATTTTTTTGATGTGATCAAGTTAGTACTTAAAATTGCGCTCATGTGTTTTTTCCCTACTTGAATTGCTTTTATAATTTAGGCTTTTTAAACTGTTGATTTGTTGGGTAATGTTGTTTCTGTTGTATTCTGATGACTTTTCTCACACCTCTTGCTGTTTTCTTATCTCACAGGAAAATCTACCCTGACCGATTCTTTGGTGGCTGCCGCTGGGATCATTGCCCAGGAGACTGCCGGTGATGTCCGTATGACTGATACCCGTGCAGATGAAGCTGAACGTGGTATCACTATCAAGTCCACTGGAATTTCTCTGTACTATGAAATGACAGATGAAGCTTTGGCCGCATTCAAGGGAGAGCGTGCCGGCAATGACTATCTTATCAACCTGATCGATTCTCCTGGACACGTTGACTTCTCATCAGAGGTTACTGCTGCCCTCCGTATCACTGACGGAGCTCTTGTCGTGGTTGACTGTATCGAGGGTGTGTGTGTCCAGACCGAGACTGTCCTTCGCCAGGCTCTTGGTGAGAGGATCAGGCCTGTTCTTACTGTCAATAAGATGGACCGTTGTTTCCTTGAGCTTCAGGTTAATGGAGAGGAGGCTTACACAACGTTCCAGAAGGTTATTGAGAATGCAAATGTCATCATGGCTACCTATGAAGACCCCCTTCTGGGTGATTGCCAAGTCTACCCTGACAAAGGAACAGTTGCTTTCTCAGCTGGTCTCCATGGTTGGGCATTTACTTTGTCCAACTTTGCTAAGATGTATGCCTCCAAGTTTGGAGTTGATGAGTCTAAGATGATGGAGCGTCTCTGGGGTGAGAACTTTTTTGACCCAGCCACCAAGAAGTGGACCTCCAAGAACACCGGAACTGCAACTTGTAAGCGTgggtttgttcaattttgtTACGAGCCCATCAAAGTGGTCATTGCTACTTGCATGAATGATCAGAAGGATAAACTGTGGCCCATGTTGGCAAAACTTGGAGTCCAATTGAAGTCTGAGGAGAAAGAATTGATGGGTAAGGCATTGATGAAGCGTGTCATGCAGACCTGGCTGCCAGCTAGCAGTGCTTTACTTGAGATGATGATCTATCACTTGCCGTCGCCTGCAACGGCTCAGAGATATCGTGTGGAGAACTTGTACGAGGGACCCATGGATGATGTCTATGCTACTGCCATCAGGAACTGTGACCCTGAGGGACCTTTGATGCTTTATGTATCAAAAATGATTCCCGCACCTGATAAGGGTAGGTTCTTTGCTTTCGGTCGTGTCTTTGCTGGAAAGGTTGCAACTGGTATGAAGGTGAGGATCATGGGACCTAACTACGTTCCTGGGGAGAAGAAAGATCTTTATGTGAAGAATGTTCAGAGAACTGTCATTTGGATGGGAAAGAGGCAAGAGACTGTTGAGGATGTTCCATGTGGTAACACTGTTGCTATGGTTGGTTTGGATCAGTTTATCACAAAGAATGCCACACTTACAAACGAGAAGGAAAGTGATGCCCATCCAATTCGTGCAATGAAGTTCTCTGTGTCACCCGTTGTCCGTGTTGCTGTGCAGTGTAAGGTTGCATCTGATCTTCCCAAGCTTGTTGAAGGTCTTAAGCGTTTGGCCAAATCCGATCCTATGGTTCAGTGTAGTATTACAGAGTCAGGAGAGCACATTATTGCTGGTGCTGGTGAACTTCATTTGGAAATCTGTTTGAAGGATTTGCAGGACGACTTCATGGGTGGGGCTGAAATTACCAAGTCAGACCCTGTTGTGTCCTTCCGTGAGACAGTTCTTGAGAAATCAAGCCGTGTTGTGATGAGCAAATCCCCAAACAAGCACAACCGTTTGTACATGGAAGCTCGTCCAATGGAAGATGGTCTTGCTGAGGCAATTGATGATGGAAGAATTGGCCCAAGAGATGATCCTAAGATTCGCTCCAAGATCTTGGCAGAGGAATTTGGATGGGACAAGGATCTAGCAAAGAAGATCTGGTGTTTTGGTCCAGAAACAACAGGTCCCAACATGGTGGTTGATATGTGTAAGGGAGTTCAGTACCTGAATGAAATCAAGGATTCTGTCGTAGCTGGTTTCCAGTGGGCTTCAAAAGAAGGAGCATTAGCTGAAGAGAACATGAGAGGTATTTGCTTTGAAGTTTGTGATGTGGTTCTCCATGCTGATGCAATCCACAGAGGAGGTGGACAGGTTATTCCAACAGCTAGGAGAGTCATATATGCTTCACAGTTGACTGCTAAGCCCAGATTGTTGGAGCCAGTCTACCTAGTTGAAATCCAAGCTCCTGAAAATGCACTTGGTGGTATTTACAGTGTTCTGAATCAGAAACGTGGACATGTGTTTGAAGAAATGCAGAGACCTGGTACACCACTTTACAACATCAAGGCATACCTTCCTGTTgttgagtcattcgggttttCAAGTACCTTGAGAGCTGCAACATCTGGACAGGCCTTCCCACAGTGTGTGTTTGATCATTGGGAAATGATGATGCAAGATCCTTTGGACCCAACTTCTCAAGCTGCTGCTTTGGTTCAGAATATCCGTAAGAGGAAGGGATTGAAGGAGCAAATCACACCACTTTCCGACTTTGAGGACAAGCTGTAGTATGCCATCTTCGAGTTTTCTGTGAAGTTACATTGGTCATTTCTGTTGTTATTTTCCATCTTTTTTGCCCTCTAGAGAAACTGTTCTATGTCAAAGTTACTTTTTCCCACCTGGGGGAGTTTTAACATCTTATTGTTGTAGTAGTTAATCTTTCGAACATGTTATGAGTAGATTGTTATGGTTTCTTATAATTTCTGAATGCTGATGTCTTTTTGCATGATGCTGCTGTTGTTTTTATACAGGCAACTGCTGTGTTCTATCTGTCAATGATTGCATTCTTTGAAGTCAGATTTTCTGATAATTTGTAACATTCAGTTGTTAGGTGCataatattttctattttttgaacttttttttttcttggttGTTTATAATTGGAGCTTTGGGTTACCCAATTGTGTAGCAAAACGGTACTCAATAATCTTCATCCCCCAAAATTTATTCATGTACAAGTCGGAATCAAATATCAACAAAGTAGTACGGAGTACAAGACTATAAGTCCATTTCTAGGAAAAaaaggtacaaaaattctactACTGAGCAAAACAAAACCCAAAGGGGTTTAATTTATACAAAATTCTTCTATCCTATTGATGTTATATGTTTACAGAAAAGGGTTCTTAACAGCTAACTCTACAACTGAATTGAGGTCATCCCAATTATGCTGATAATAAGCAAAATTCTGCAAATCATTCCCATCATTTGTTAGAACATGACTCATCGTGCTCGGCCGCGATGTACATGATGGAGTATGAGACATAAGGTTCCACTGTTGATGATCTGCATGACTACCTGTAGTAATATTTTGATTTCCTGTATAGATATTGTtagtattgttattattattatccccTTGATTAACGACCAAGAGATTATTGTAGCCATTGTCAAGTGCTGCTGCTGCTTGATGTGTTCCAAAGCTAATGTAACATTCTTGATTAGTGTTAGAGTCAATGCtgcttgtttttgaacttgagTTTACTGCATTTTTACTCCTAGATAATTCCCTCCAATCAGGAGTGTGTCTTTTGTATCTCTTGAATATCCTGCAAAGTGTCCATATCTCCTGCAATAATTAATAAAACCCATcatcagaaaaataatgttaCCTATATTTTATGCCCTTTCTTCAACCTTCATCAACTAAACTACTAAACTAGTTACTAAAAAAACATTCAACTAACTAGTTAATACTAGTCTTATAACCTTTATCAACTAAACAAATAAACGGATTAGTggataaaaaaaatcaactaaGCTAGTTAATACTAATCTTTTATGCGTACAAAAGTATATAACGTATAAATTGTGTTATTAACGATAATAGTCGTCATAGTGCAACACTATAAtaccaaattaataaattaaaaaaacataCTTCTTACAAAATAGTGGGTTTCAGTTGTCTATTTACTCACTTGAGAATTGAGATAGATGCTTTATCAGGAGCTTCGAATTATTAATTCTGCTATTGCCTTATCCGACCGTTATAAATTGACCCTTATGGCAGATAAAAATGGTAAGAATAAATTACGAAGGAGAGAATGAAGCGTGATTAACGATTTAGCATCAAATATTTCTATTGGTTTGTTGGTACTACATTAAtaatcattttatttatttaatacaaTCCGGTTTATTTAAATGTGAATAAGGGGTATTATAGTCTACTTAGGGGACACAAAAAGATTATTTACCGTAATGATTTTAGAAGTTCCCTAATAGAAAAGAGATTATTATGATTAGATACTACGGAGTAACCATAATTCTATTTATCAGAAGTTCGTTAATTCTATTACAGAGTACGTTATAAAAACAAGGTGATTGGATATCAataattccccccccccccctctaaaGTCTGAGAGTTAAAGAGTACACCTAATTTGACACTATATAAGGTAACAAGGTTACCTCAAGCTACAgaataacaaaacaaaacagTCTTCAAAACAAACCAAGACAATTTAAGGCAAATTCATAATGAGTTTGAACAGGATTAGATAGGAATAATGTTTGGGTGATTCCAACGTGAGTCAACTTCGGGTGCCCAAGAAAAGTTGAACCACcccttattagttattagtcatTACAGACAAACTCGATCCAGTTGACTCTTTAAGTGTTAAACTCTCATGTACTCTGTATATCCCAAACGGAGTTTATGACTCTGAACTACCATAAAATGGTAAAAATCGTCCACTTAAATTAACTAAAACGgccttacttttttttaatttactctTATATAATGTACTACATCGTTTCATAAAGatttttacggttactatttgcacaaatattaagacaaaagtagaaaagtggttgaatataataaaatgtggataaaataaaaaaaaagggtggctgtaatagaaaatgaaaagtaagagaaaatgagtgggaaattgtaaatattgtaaGGTAACAAAGGATAAATCAAAGTATAAAAAaaatttcatgtccaaaaaatagaataaatatTGTAAGGTAAGGTAGTAaaatttcatgtccaaaaaatagaataaatcaaagtataaaaaaaattatgaaacaaACTAAAACGAAAAAGTGTAAAAATCATTCTGAAACAAATGTAATAATACTTTTAATATTAGGAGCTATCGTTGTACTTCATACGTAGTAGTATGTATTTAAGCTAAATTACAACATACTTTCCctgctcttttttctttttactttttaATTGGAAAGTTTTAAAATGGCCAAGtcagtaaaaaataaataaacagaGGAAGCAGAATAAGGCGAGGTAAAGACCCGCTCTATCATTCTCCTCAtcgagagtgatggatagctcagttggttagagtttCCTTCCCGGTTTcaggtgatcctgggatcgattctcatccccgtcctttgtggctcattcgcaccaaaaaaaaatccttAAAACAACTATATAGTAGCTACACTTGAAGTTTGTTATGAAATTCTAACTTGATTTCAAAATGGtctttatagttactattttgcaTAAATATTAAGAAACGGACTAATTAAAACGGAAAATGTAAATATCAGTTTGAAACGGAGGCATAAATAAGCAGCTTCATAATCatgaaatgattaatttatcaaaattaGAAATAGAAATATACTTACAGCTTCAAGGGCAGTGTccttagggttagggttagggttatgaTGTTGGTGTATTTGATTGGGAAGACGAAACTCATGCATCATCCAATCAGTCTTTGAGCCTTTTCCAGCACTACCTCGATAGTAAACTAATGACTTCTTCAGCCCAATGCAATGCTGTGACTGTGACTGTGACTGTGACTGTGACTGTGAGTGTCCTTCCCCTCCGTCATTGACATTGTTGGAGTATATCGGCCTGTCGATTCCTGTTGCTTTCCAAAATCCAGACCCTGTTACTCTGTTTGGTCTTATGCTGTTCCTGTACTTTCTTCCTCTTTTGCAGTAGAAATACCACTCTTTATCTCCTATGCTGCTACTTCCTTCTGCAATTCAGATCACTTCTTTAATCTTAGTATACATAAATTTCATCATATAACAAACATGTTTTTCCCACATTGCATAGAAGAAAAAGGATGACTAGTTTTTAGTTAACCATATAAGTCTACTCCCTCCCCCTTTGTTCCTTAATAGTTAATACTCAcaccggtttgactttttgcactattcacataattcactttaaccctattttatttatactatatgaaaataaatattagtATATACAGAGTAATATATTGTtgacttcatcttaatatatattattcaaaatattaatattttttataagtttttataatatgtagttaaagatattggtggtcaaagttttgCATTGACAAACATGTCCAGTTAAAACGGTTcaagtattaagagacggaTGGAGTTTAATAGCTACTACCTACATtccaaaatgatctttacacttttcgttttagtccgttccatAATATTCTTTACAACCATACCCCTTttaccccacaatatttacaaatttttcACTCACTTCGGGGCTGTTCTTTGTTGGGCCCCCCGGCCGAAAACTTTTTGTACTGTATTTTTAGTTACAAACCCCCTTAAAATTTGTATATAATTATATAGTTACatagtatattgcttaattttttttctactaGCCCCTCTCGTAAAACCGTTCAAGGTCCGACACTGATTCactttatcttattttattcattttttcttacactTACCCACCTTATTAtatatttctcttactttatccatattttaaatattttctcattttttaCACTATCCattttttgtcttaatatttgtgcaaatattaactgtaaatatcattttgaaacgaaaatagtactccctccatttctttttgttgtatccgtttccattttaagcgtttctttttgttgtatccgtttctatttttggacatacattttatcctaaaatacccttatatttctatctaattaccaaaatacctaaagattctacccatattcccacctaaatttccccacccctattatttaattcttttcccttccccatatacccactctctcacctcctttatcacccatcattatcactcctctctcttaccttatttctttattattttctctttttttttttttttttattataatctcttatataaaatcatttttcttacacccaatcattacacttataccaatacaaaccaagattctaattttcttaaaaactccCCACTTTCTGAAATGGATACataaaaaaggaatggagggagtacttgttTACTTCAGCTGTTATCGATTTTAAGATGGATTCATGTCTAGACCGAGAAGATCATAGCAAGGTACGCGCGTGTTATAAGATGGATTGGGCTTGTATGTGATTAAACTGTTCTCCGATGTGATGCTCGTGTTTAGGTAATGTTGGAGATTGAAGTTGTAACAATAGATGTGATTTGAAATGGTCAAACTAGATAACTTCTTATTGTCAAATAGGGAGATCTACTAGAAGATTTATTACTTTTACGAAGTGGAGTACTTTATAAGAAACCCTTTTCAGTTTATTAAGGTAGTTATACCTTTTCACCAAGcgttttgtttttgttggttC
This sequence is a window from Spinacia oleracea cultivar Varoflay chromosome 1, BTI_SOV_V1, whole genome shotgun sequence. Protein-coding genes within it:
- the LOC110781023 gene encoding elongation factor 2, with amino-acid sequence MVKFTADELRRIMDCKHNIRNMSVIAHVDHGKSTLTDSLVAAAGIIAQETAGDVRMTDTRADEAERGITIKSTGISLYYEMTDEALAAFKGERAGNDYLINLIDSPGHVDFSSEVTAALRITDGALVVVDCIEGVCVQTETVLRQALGERIRPVLTVNKMDRCFLELQVNGEEAYTTFQKVIENANVIMATYEDPLLGDCQVYPDKGTVAFSAGLHGWAFTLSNFAKMYASKFGVDESKMMERLWGENFFDPATKKWTSKNTGTATCKRGFVQFCYEPIKVVIATCMNDQKDKLWPMLAKLGVQLKSEEKELMGKALMKRVMQTWLPASSALLEMMIYHLPSPATAQRYRVENLYEGPMDDVYATAIRNCDPEGPLMLYVSKMIPAPDKGRFFAFGRVFAGKVATGMKVRIMGPNYVPGEKKDLYVKNVQRTVIWMGKRQETVEDVPCGNTVAMVGLDQFITKNATLTNEKESDAHPIRAMKFSVSPVVRVAVQCKVASDLPKLVEGLKRLAKSDPMVQCSITESGEHIIAGAGELHLEICLKDLQDDFMGGAEITKSDPVVSFRETVLEKSSRVVMSKSPNKHNRLYMEARPMEDGLAEAIDDGRIGPRDDPKIRSKILAEEFGWDKDLAKKIWCFGPETTGPNMVVDMCKGVQYLNEIKDSVVAGFQWASKEGALAEENMRGICFEVCDVVLHADAIHRGGGQVIPTARRVIYASQLTAKPRLLEPVYLVEIQAPENALGGIYSVLNQKRGHVFEEMQRPGTPLYNIKAYLPVVESFGFSSTLRAATSGQAFPQCVFDHWEMMMQDPLDPTSQAAALVQNIRKRKGLKEQITPLSDFEDKL
- the LOC110793738 gene encoding transcription factor JUNGBRUNNEN 1 yields the protein MEVKSYSSNQDNQKQEIMSTNTKEDDDVVVGVDDEEGPLPGFRFHPTDEELVSFYLKRKVEKRRPLSIEIIKQVDIYKHDPWDLAKGSSSIGDKEWYFYCKRGRKYRNSIRPNRVTGSGFWKATGIDRPIYSNNVNDGGEGHSQSQSQSQSQSQHCIGLKKSLVYYRGSAGKGSKTDWMMHEFRLPNQIHQHHNPNPNPKDTALEAEIWTLCRIFKRYKRHTPDWRELSRSKNAVNSSSKTSSIDSNTNQECYISFGTHQAAAALDNGYNNLLVVNQGDNNNNNTNNIYTGNQNITTGSHADHQQWNLMSHTPSCTSRPSTMSHVLTNDGNDLQNFAYYQHNWDDLNSVVELAVKNPFL